A genome region from Gossypium hirsutum isolate 1008001.06 chromosome A04, Gossypium_hirsutum_v2.1, whole genome shotgun sequence includes the following:
- the LOC107947884 gene encoding uncharacterized protein, with translation MFFIRHVPYTALVDVGSTYSYIACIVSKTLGVMCENTTSEVTVLSPLGQSVRINKLYKEVPLEVQGRIFLADLMELPFGEFDLILGMDWLVKHQANLDCATTQVVLKTAEGYKAYLAYIGASSSNSLSVKDIRTVKDFLDVFPDKLSGLPPNREVEFGIELLPCIAPVPIAPYRMAPEELVELKAHIQELLDRGRYRSAPAHIVSNEEVEVRPDLTFEEEPIQILDRDVKVLRRNSVPLVKVLWHNHSSEEGTWEPEAMR, from the exons atgTTTTTTATTCGCCATGTACCTTACACTGCATTGGTTGATGTTGGTTCTACGTACTCTTATATAGCATGCATTGTGTCTAAGACTTTGGGAGTGATGTGTGAAAACACTACGAGCGAGGTTACTGTGTTAAGTCCATTAGGACAGTCTGTGAGAATAAATAAACTGTATAAGGAGGtacctttagaggttcaaggaaGGATCTTTTTGGCAGACTTAATGGAACTCCCTTTTGGGGAATTTGActtgatattgggtatggattggctagttAAGCATCAGGCAAATTTGGATTGTGCTACTACACAGGTAGTACTAAAAACTGCAGAGG GTTACAAGGCGTACCTAGCCTATATTGGTGCTTCTAGTTCTAACAGTTTGTCTGTTAAAGACATCAGAACAGTTAAAGATtttctggatgtttttcctgataAGCTATCGGGGTTACCTCCtaaccgtgaagttgagtttgggatagagctcttGCCTTGTATAGCTCCGGTGCCTattgccccttatagaatggcaccggaAGAGCTTGTAGAGCTAAAGGCTCatattcaagagttactggatcgagg gcgatatcgtTCTGCTCCTGCGCACATCGTTTCCAATGAGGAggttgaggttaggccagatctaacCTTTGAGGAAGAGCCGATTCAGATTTTAGACCGCGATGTGAAAGTTCTGAGGAGAAATTCAGTTCCACTGGTTAAGGTGCTATGGCATAATCACAGTTCTGAGGAAggcacatgggaacccgaggcgATGCGATAG